A window of Shewanella mesophila contains these coding sequences:
- the hcp gene encoding hydroxylamine reductase encodes MFCIQCEQTIRTPAGNGCSYSQGMCGKLSDTSDLQDLLIYLLQGVSAYAVKAREFDIIDSEIDTFVPKAFFATLTNVNFDDERLIDYVNQAERYRNRLKAAYETACAEAGKAVDTLIPAASLILATSKPEMLAQAAQAAPNRGKESVHEDIMGLRLLCLYGLKGAAAYMEHARVLEQTDSDVAANFHEIMAFLGSDSEDADKLFATAMEIGQLNYRVMAMLDTGETASFGHPEPTQVNTVAVKGKAILVSGHDMKDLELILEQTQGKGINVFTHGEMLPALAYPAFKKYPHLVGNYGSAWQNQQKEFANFPGAVVMTSNCIIDPNVGDYSDRIYTRSIVGWPGVTHIVGDDFSAVIDKALSLEGFIYDEIPHLITIGFARNALMAAAPAVVENVKNGSIKHFFLVGGCDGDKSERSYFTDIATAAPKDSIIMTLGCGKYKFNKLAFGDINGIPRLLDIGQCNDAYSAIQLAIALSEVFECEINELPLSLVLSWFEQKAIVILLTLLSLGVKNIRTGPTAPAFLTENLAKILEDKFGLRTTTTVEADLKDILSVA; translated from the coding sequence ATGTTTTGTATTCAGTGTGAGCAAACGATTAGAACCCCAGCGGGTAATGGCTGTAGTTATTCTCAAGGTATGTGCGGTAAGTTGTCTGATACCTCAGATCTGCAAGATCTCTTGATCTACTTGCTTCAGGGCGTTTCAGCCTATGCGGTTAAGGCAAGAGAGTTTGATATTATTGATAGTGAAATTGACACCTTTGTCCCTAAAGCCTTTTTCGCCACACTGACAAACGTCAACTTTGATGATGAGCGATTAATCGATTACGTCAATCAGGCGGAACGTTATCGTAACCGTCTAAAGGCTGCCTATGAAACGGCATGCGCGGAAGCTGGCAAAGCTGTCGATACGCTTATTCCTGCTGCATCATTAATATTGGCGACATCTAAGCCTGAAATGCTTGCTCAAGCCGCTCAAGCTGCGCCCAACCGTGGTAAAGAGAGTGTTCATGAAGATATTATGGGTCTGCGTCTACTTTGTCTTTATGGCCTAAAAGGCGCAGCTGCCTATATGGAGCATGCACGTGTTCTAGAGCAAACGGATAGCGATGTCGCGGCTAACTTCCATGAAATAATGGCTTTCCTTGGCTCAGATTCAGAAGATGCTGACAAGCTGTTTGCCACCGCAATGGAGATTGGTCAGCTGAACTATCGCGTGATGGCGATGTTAGATACCGGTGAAACAGCGTCGTTTGGTCACCCTGAGCCGACACAAGTCAACACGGTTGCAGTGAAAGGCAAAGCTATTTTGGTCTCCGGCCATGATATGAAAGACTTAGAGCTGATTTTAGAGCAGACACAAGGCAAGGGCATCAATGTCTTTACCCATGGTGAGATGCTACCAGCGCTGGCTTACCCCGCCTTTAAAAAGTATCCACACCTCGTCGGTAACTACGGCAGTGCGTGGCAGAATCAGCAGAAAGAGTTCGCTAACTTCCCTGGTGCGGTAGTGATGACCTCTAACTGCATTATCGATCCAAATGTAGGCGATTACTCTGACCGTATATACACCCGCAGCATTGTTGGCTGGCCTGGTGTAACTCATATTGTTGGCGACGATTTTTCTGCGGTGATCGATAAAGCACTATCGCTAGAAGGCTTTATCTATGATGAGATCCCCCATCTTATCACCATAGGTTTTGCTCGAAATGCGTTAATGGCTGCTGCGCCTGCCGTGGTTGAAAATGTGAAGAATGGATCGATTAAACATTTCTTCCTTGTGGGTGGTTGTGACGGTGATAAGTCTGAGCGTAGTTACTTTACCGATATCGCAACAGCGGCACCAAAAGACTCAATTATCATGACGTTAGGCTGTGGTAAGTACAAGTTTAACAAGCTTGCATTCGGTGATATTAACGGTATTCCACGTCTATTGGATATCGGTCAATGTAACGATGCTTACTCGGCGATTCAGCTAGCCATTGCACTGTCTGAGGTGTTCGAGTGTGAGATCAACGAACTGCCACTGAGCTTGGTTCTATCATGGTTTGAGCAAAAGGCGATTGTGATCTTGTTGACTCTACTATCGCTGGGTGTAAAAAACATCCGCACTGGCCCGACAGCGCCTGCATTTTTGACAGAAAATCTGGCTAAGATTTTAGAAGACAAGTTTGGTCTACGTACCACAACGACTGTCGAAGCCGATCTCAAGGACATACTAAGCGTCGCTTAA
- a CDS encoding hybrid-cluster NAD(P)-dependent oxidoreductase produces MNSQQYHSETWQRGEVRLTCVERWQETHDVTSFRFQGEKSVKFHFKPGQFITLMLNINGNAVARSYTLSSSPSRPYSIVVTIKRIEGGVASNYLVDHLQPGHSITARGPDGVFNLVDIEADKYLFLSAGSGITPMYSMSRWLTDTQIGSNIAFFHSAKSPQDLIFHQSLQQLAQRHEHFSLNYCLEEGDINDMDSYQGRISLVSLASAVADYKERTIFVCGPAPYMQAVKTMLEQAGFDMTRYHQESFGDAPMTVSQPASVTASAQFMLHIGDVKTPLFAEQTVLEGIEAEGLPIIAACRSGVCGACKCKVVSGETESSSQMTLTAEDIASGYILACSTKIKSNVNIALS; encoded by the coding sequence ATGAACAGCCAACAATATCATTCTGAGACTTGGCAGCGTGGCGAGGTACGTTTAACGTGCGTCGAGCGTTGGCAAGAAACTCACGATGTCACCAGTTTCCGGTTTCAGGGCGAAAAGAGTGTCAAGTTTCACTTTAAGCCAGGGCAATTTATCACCTTGATGCTTAACATTAATGGTAATGCCGTTGCACGTAGCTACACCCTCTCTTCATCACCTTCTCGTCCTTACTCTATCGTGGTAACCATAAAGCGGATCGAGGGCGGAGTGGCATCCAATTATTTAGTGGATCATCTGCAGCCTGGGCACAGTATTACCGCTCGCGGACCCGATGGTGTATTTAACTTGGTCGATATCGAAGCGGATAAATATCTTTTTTTAAGTGCGGGTAGCGGCATAACGCCTATGTACTCAATGTCTCGCTGGCTGACCGATACACAGATCGGCAGTAATATAGCGTTTTTTCATAGTGCTAAATCGCCACAAGATCTGATTTTCCATCAATCGCTACAGCAGTTAGCGCAGCGCCATGAACATTTCTCGTTAAATTATTGCCTAGAGGAGGGGGATATTAACGACATGGATAGCTACCAGGGACGTATATCGTTAGTCTCTTTAGCATCTGCGGTGGCCGATTACAAAGAGCGAACCATATTTGTCTGTGGCCCAGCCCCCTATATGCAAGCGGTCAAAACGATGCTTGAGCAAGCGGGCTTCGATATGACTCGCTATCATCAAGAGAGCTTTGGTGATGCTCCTATGACGGTTTCACAGCCAGCTTCGGTTACGGCGTCAGCTCAATTTATGCTGCATATCGGCGATGTTAAGACGCCACTGTTCGCTGAGCAAACCGTGCTTGAAGGTATCGAAGCCGAAGGCTTACCCATTATCGCAGCATGCCGTTCAGGTGTGTGCGGGGCGTGTAAATGTAAGGTTGTTAGTGGTGAAACTGAGTCGAGTAGCCAGATGACATTAACTGCTGAAGATATTGCTAGTGGATACATTTTAGCTTGTTCAACCAAAATTAAGTCTAACGTAAACATCGCATTAAGTTGA
- the pheA gene encoding prephenate dehydratase: MTKPHPLNQTREQITALDNELLALLAKRRDLSLDVARSKEVDIRPIRDTQREKELLARLVKQGREQGLDAHYVLSLYQSIIEDSVLNQQAYLQGRANPDLQKQQYNIAYLGARGSYSYLAATRYCERRQVDMQDLGCKSFDEIVQAVESGHADYGFLPIENTSSGSINEVYDVLQHTSLAIVGETTIEVGHCLLGHAGAQLKQIKTVYAHPQPISQCSRFLSQHPDLKLEYCSSSAEAMERVLESNDPTFAAIGSAEGGALYQLEAIEKELANQKVNQSRFIVVARKAIAVPEQLPAKSTLIMATGQKPGALVEALLVLKAHNLNMSKLESRPIPGTPWEEMFYLDLDANLSSEAMQKALKELERITRFIKVLGCYPCETVNPTQLSNSQLMIEPSTSRAPELNAEQDSHAYPRASLSQKNQLTQVKHGRLSVGDDQFGALAQIELNTDLQTYGQTAKQIKEAGFQAVVVTGLNNVQHPNQLLDEMKRALHQFDLSCVVAVEYETELKLATDHGDLLLICGKQMHNRPLLKKVGSLHIPVILERNTMASIDELLDAAELILSKGNQQVILCEAGVRTFNETLKPTLDLAGLVNIKSLSHLPIIVNTSYACDVADAPIQAAAAKQLNADGLIISLMDDSTLLEEQLLTASRCLGEIYRD, encoded by the coding sequence ATGACCAAACCACATCCCCTAAATCAAACACGGGAGCAGATCACCGCACTCGACAATGAACTATTGGCACTACTCGCTAAACGTCGTGACTTGAGCCTAGATGTTGCTCGAAGCAAAGAGGTGGACATTCGCCCAATTCGCGATACTCAACGAGAAAAAGAGCTATTAGCAAGATTGGTAAAGCAAGGACGTGAACAAGGGTTAGATGCGCATTATGTCCTGTCACTCTATCAGAGTATTATCGAAGATTCGGTACTAAACCAACAGGCCTATCTGCAAGGCAGAGCTAATCCCGACTTACAAAAACAGCAATATAACATTGCCTATCTCGGCGCCCGAGGATCCTATTCCTATCTAGCCGCGACACGTTATTGTGAGCGACGCCAAGTTGATATGCAGGATTTAGGTTGTAAAAGCTTCGATGAGATAGTCCAAGCCGTTGAGTCTGGGCACGCAGATTATGGTTTTCTACCTATCGAAAACACCTCATCAGGATCGATAAATGAAGTTTATGATGTTCTCCAACACACGAGTCTAGCTATTGTCGGAGAAACAACCATTGAAGTCGGGCACTGCTTACTTGGACATGCTGGAGCTCAACTCAAGCAAATAAAAACAGTTTACGCTCATCCTCAACCCATTAGTCAATGCAGTCGATTCTTAAGCCAACACCCTGACTTAAAATTAGAATATTGCTCTAGCAGTGCTGAAGCGATGGAAAGAGTACTAGAGAGTAATGATCCAACATTCGCTGCTATTGGTAGTGCAGAAGGCGGCGCGCTATACCAACTCGAAGCGATAGAGAAAGAACTGGCAAACCAAAAAGTTAATCAGAGCCGTTTTATCGTTGTCGCTCGTAAGGCGATTGCGGTGCCTGAGCAGCTGCCAGCCAAATCAACCTTAATCATGGCAACGGGCCAAAAACCCGGCGCATTAGTTGAAGCATTATTAGTCCTTAAAGCTCATAACCTTAACATGAGTAAACTAGAATCTAGACCAATCCCGGGGACGCCATGGGAAGAGATGTTCTACCTAGATCTCGATGCCAACCTTTCCAGCGAAGCGATGCAAAAAGCGTTAAAAGAGTTAGAGCGCATTACGCGTTTTATCAAAGTGCTTGGATGCTATCCCTGTGAAACCGTTAACCCTACACAGCTAAGCAATAGTCAGCTGATGATTGAACCAAGTACCAGCAGAGCCCCAGAGCTGAACGCAGAACAAGATAGCCACGCTTATCCTCGTGCTAGCTTGAGTCAAAAAAATCAGTTAACCCAAGTAAAACATGGACGACTAAGCGTCGGTGATGACCAATTTGGCGCCTTGGCTCAAATTGAATTGAATACAGATCTCCAAACCTATGGTCAAACAGCAAAACAGATCAAAGAAGCAGGTTTTCAAGCCGTTGTAGTGACAGGTTTGAACAATGTTCAGCATCCGAATCAATTACTCGATGAGATGAAGCGAGCACTGCACCAGTTCGACTTAAGTTGCGTGGTTGCGGTTGAGTATGAAACAGAGTTAAAACTGGCAACTGATCATGGTGACTTACTGCTGATCTGCGGTAAACAGATGCACAATAGACCTCTGTTGAAAAAAGTGGGTTCGCTTCATATTCCCGTCATACTAGAGCGCAACACCATGGCCAGCATCGATGAACTTCTCGATGCTGCCGAACTCATCCTCTCCAAAGGGAATCAACAAGTGATCCTTTGTGAAGCTGGAGTAAGAACTTTTAACGAAACATTAAAACCCACACTGGACTTAGCTGGATTAGTTAATATCAAATCACTCAGCCATCTACCGATTATCGTCAATACCAGTTACGCCTGTGATGTTGCCGATGCCCCCATTCAAGCCGCAGCAGCAAAACAGCTTAATGCAGATGGGTTGATTATCTCTTTAATGGACGACTCCACTCTCTTAGAAGAGCAACTATTAACAGCGAGTCGATGTTTAGGCGAAATATATAGAGATTAG
- the trpR gene encoding trp operon repressor, whose translation MRANWDLVLEKVIAHQDHSALIDLFELLLTEEERSAIAGRLKIFQVLLQGEMSQRQIASEFEISIATITRCSNYLKHMNDEQRETIKALIL comes from the coding sequence GTGCGAGCAAATTGGGATTTAGTTTTAGAAAAGGTGATTGCTCATCAAGATCATAGTGCACTAATAGATCTATTTGAGCTGCTGTTAACTGAAGAGGAGAGAAGTGCGATCGCTGGACGTTTAAAGATTTTTCAGGTGCTACTCCAAGGTGAGATGAGCCAAAGACAGATTGCATCAGAATTTGAGATTAGTATTGCGACGATCACGCGGTGTTCTAATTACCTTAAGCATATGAATGATGAGCAACGTGAGACGATTAAGGCGCTAATTTTATAA
- a CDS encoding c-type cytochrome produces MKKQLKLSLLALVGSALLASAVQANNFEETDDAIHYRQSAFGLIAHNFGDMGAMLQGKKPFDAEVFAMRAQNVAALSQLPAEGFVAGSDKGKTDALAKIWSEKADFDGKMSQFQENAAKLAVAAQSDDQNAIKAAFMNTGKSCKGCHDVYKKD; encoded by the coding sequence ATGAAAAAACAGCTAAAATTAAGCCTACTCGCACTAGTAGGAAGCGCACTACTTGCATCAGCAGTACAAGCAAATAACTTCGAAGAAACCGATGATGCGATTCATTATCGTCAATCTGCATTTGGCTTAATCGCACACAATTTCGGCGATATGGGAGCAATGCTACAAGGTAAGAAGCCATTTGACGCTGAAGTGTTCGCTATGCGCGCTCAAAACGTTGCGGCTTTGAGTCAACTTCCTGCCGAAGGATTTGTTGCGGGCTCAGATAAAGGTAAAACAGATGCTCTAGCCAAAATCTGGAGCGAGAAAGCTGATTTCGATGGCAAAATGAGTCAGTTTCAAGAAAATGCAGCAAAGCTAGCTGTAGCTGCGCAATCAGATGACCAAAATGCCATAAAAGCAGCGTTTATGAACACAGGTAAAAGCTGTAAAGGCTGCCACGATGTTTATAAGAAAGATTAA
- the hpf gene encoding ribosome hibernation-promoting factor, HPF/YfiA family codes for MIKITSKDFEVTAPIRQRIESRLEKLSRHDIQLINPHVIITQEKQGFKIEASVGIPSNTLFAQATDNDLYAAINAMGQKLEKQLNRVNHKPEGTRRAVPTIENEAISEDFDNEYDESLEKEYIA; via the coding sequence ATGATAAAGATTACAAGTAAAGATTTCGAAGTCACAGCTCCTATCCGTCAGCGCATTGAAAGTCGTTTGGAGAAACTAAGTAGACACGATATTCAGTTGATAAACCCACATGTAATCATAACTCAAGAGAAGCAAGGTTTTAAAATAGAGGCTTCAGTTGGTATTCCAAGTAACACACTATTTGCCCAGGCAACAGACAACGACCTATATGCAGCCATTAACGCAATGGGCCAGAAGTTAGAGAAGCAGCTTAATCGTGTTAATCACAAACCTGAAGGAACTCGTAGAGCGGTTCCAACAATCGAAAATGAAGCGATAAGTGAAGATTTTGACAACGAATATGATGAGTCTTTAGAGAAGGAGTATATAGCTTAG
- the slyD gene encoding peptidylprolyl isomerase: MIITQHKAVSIHYRLTNQQGELVESSFEGEPMLYLHGAENMIPGLEAALEGKTAGDKLEVTVEAEQAYGPYHDGLRQDVPLSAFGDIEDIVPGMRFIAETEMGQRPVQVTEVKDEVVVVDGNHPLAGQTLNFSVEVLSVREATEEELDHGHIHASGGCGSHEHSHEGGCCGGGDDHSHEGGCCSDDNAKEAKEGCDGNGGCGCRH, from the coding sequence ATGATAATCACCCAACACAAAGCTGTTAGCATCCATTACCGCTTAACAAACCAGCAAGGTGAGTTAGTTGAAAGTTCATTTGAAGGAGAGCCAATGCTTTACCTTCATGGTGCAGAAAACATGATCCCAGGTCTCGAAGCCGCATTAGAAGGTAAGACTGCTGGCGATAAGCTTGAGGTTACCGTTGAAGCAGAACAAGCTTATGGTCCTTACCATGATGGCTTACGCCAAGATGTTCCACTTTCAGCCTTTGGTGATATCGAAGATATCGTTCCTGGTATGCGTTTTATTGCAGAGACAGAAATGGGCCAACGTCCAGTTCAAGTGACTGAAGTAAAAGATGAAGTCGTTGTCGTAGACGGTAACCATCCTTTAGCAGGCCAAACACTGAACTTTAGCGTTGAAGTACTTTCGGTTCGTGAGGCGACTGAAGAAGAGCTCGATCACGGCCATATTCACGCTAGCGGTGGTTGTGGAAGCCATGAGCATAGCCATGAAGGTGGATGCTGCGGTGGTGGAGACGATCATAGCCACGAAGGCGGATGTTGCAGTGACGACAATGCCAAAGAAGCTAAAGAAGGTTGTGATGGTAACGGCGGATGCGGCTGTCGTCACTAA
- a CDS encoding cytochrome b/b6 domain-containing protein — MSIQDPSVNNKIKLKVWDLPTRVFHWSMVALLGALWWSAEVGEMQWHQVFAYSLMVLILFRLVWGFIGSDTSRFSHFVKSPQHVLHYVKQPNRTSVGHNPLGGYMVVTMILVLLVQLTSGLFATDEVFTEGPLYSLVSSDVSSLLTWLHKMNFNLLLVLAGMHILAVIVHGIKGDKLVGAMITGYKHVTLDIATELRFKSNLIALVLVCFLAGLAVNYLILPLTAML, encoded by the coding sequence GTGTCTATCCAAGATCCAAGTGTTAATAACAAGATAAAGTTGAAAGTGTGGGATCTTCCCACTCGAGTGTTCCATTGGAGCATGGTGGCGCTACTAGGTGCTTTATGGTGGAGTGCTGAGGTGGGGGAGATGCAGTGGCATCAAGTTTTTGCTTACAGCCTGATGGTGCTGATTTTATTTCGTCTAGTGTGGGGCTTTATCGGTAGTGACACCTCACGATTTAGCCACTTTGTAAAGTCACCACAGCACGTTTTGCATTACGTCAAGCAACCCAATCGGACGAGTGTGGGTCATAATCCATTGGGTGGATACATGGTCGTCACTATGATTTTGGTCTTATTGGTGCAACTGACCAGTGGACTATTTGCAACTGATGAGGTTTTTACCGAAGGGCCGCTTTACAGTTTAGTTAGCAGTGATGTGAGTAGCTTATTAACTTGGTTGCATAAAATGAATTTTAATCTGTTGTTAGTATTGGCTGGGATGCATATATTGGCGGTAATAGTGCACGGTATAAAAGGTGACAAATTAGTTGGTGCAATGATCACGGGCTATAAGCATGTCACTCTGGATATTGCTACTGAGCTGAGATTTAAGTCAAATTTGATAGCCTTGGTTTTAGTGTGCTTTTTGGCTGGACTTGCTGTTAATTATCTTATTTTACCCTTAACGGCAATGCTTTAA